One Vibrio penaeicida DNA segment encodes these proteins:
- a CDS encoding SlyX family protein, translating into MPNEKELQKRIEDLECQLAFQEQTIDELNDALSQQQLLITKMQDQMKYVVGKVKNMDSSNLADASEETPPPHY; encoded by the coding sequence ATGCCAAACGAGAAAGAACTGCAAAAACGTATTGAAGACTTAGAATGCCAACTTGCTTTTCAAGAGCAAACCATTGATGAGTTGAACGACGCGTTAAGTCAGCAGCAACTGCTGATTACAAAGATGCAGGATCAAATGAAATATGTGGTCGGCAAGGTAAAAAATATGGATTCATCCAACTTGGCGGACGCTTCTGAGGAAACGCCCCCACCGCATTACTGA
- the tusD gene encoding sulfurtransferase complex subunit TusD: MSASLTYTLVVNGGVYGTQSARNAYQFACALIEKGHTLVSIFFYQDGVYNGTQLSVPANDEFDLTKAWQELAQTNGIRMETCVAAALRRGVVSQDEAEQHQLTQHNLAHGFEQAGLGSLAEAMLTQDRVIQF; encoded by the coding sequence GTGAGTGCATCTCTCACCTACACTTTGGTTGTCAATGGTGGGGTATATGGCACTCAATCCGCTCGAAATGCTTACCAATTCGCATGCGCACTGATTGAAAAAGGGCATACGCTAGTCAGCATTTTCTTTTATCAAGATGGCGTCTACAACGGAACGCAATTATCGGTACCTGCTAACGATGAGTTTGATCTAACAAAAGCGTGGCAAGAGTTAGCCCAAACAAATGGTATTCGTATGGAGACTTGCGTCGCTGCCGCGTTAAGACGTGGAGTGGTTAGCCAAGATGAAGCGGAACAACATCAATTGACGCAGCACAATCTAGCCCATGGTTTTGAACAAGCCGGTTTGGGGAGCTTAGCTGAAGCAATGCTCACCCAAGATAGAGTGATTCAATTTTGA
- the fkpA gene encoding FKBP-type peptidyl-prolyl cis-trans isomerase translates to MKPLFKASLLAATVALAVGCQEEVKEEPKVEETAKVEQAAPAVAFQNEDEKAAYAIGVSFANYLNTSIEKPKEIGIELKKELVLQGIEDVFGEKAALNEDEIRAALESLDQRVAKKMEAQAAEKSAAAKKEGDDFRLEFSKQEGVSATESGLLYQVLSAAEGNSPKETDTVVVHYSGTLIDGTKFDSSYDRDQPATFPLNRVIPGWTEGVQLMQVGSKYKFVIPPELAYGEQDTPTIPANSTLVFEVELLEIDGGDKAETATQ, encoded by the coding sequence ATGAAACCTTTGTTTAAAGCGTCACTGCTAGCTGCAACAGTTGCTCTGGCTGTAGGCTGTCAAGAAGAAGTAAAAGAAGAGCCGAAAGTAGAAGAAACCGCAAAAGTAGAACAAGCTGCTCCAGCTGTGGCATTCCAGAACGAAGATGAAAAAGCGGCATACGCAATTGGTGTATCGTTTGCAAACTACCTAAACACAAGCATCGAAAAGCCTAAAGAAATTGGTATCGAGCTGAAAAAAGAGCTTGTGCTTCAAGGTATCGAAGATGTCTTTGGTGAGAAAGCGGCGCTAAATGAAGACGAAATTCGTGCAGCTCTAGAGTCGTTGGATCAGCGTGTGGCTAAGAAAATGGAAGCACAAGCGGCTGAGAAGTCTGCTGCTGCTAAGAAAGAAGGCGACGATTTCCGCTTAGAGTTTTCTAAGCAAGAAGGCGTTTCAGCTACTGAATCTGGGCTTCTTTACCAAGTATTGAGCGCAGCGGAAGGCAACTCACCTAAAGAAACAGATACTGTTGTTGTACATTACTCAGGTACTCTGATTGATGGTACTAAGTTTGATAGCTCATACGATCGCGATCAACCTGCTACGTTCCCTCTAAATCGAGTAATTCCTGGCTGGACTGAAGGTGTTCAGCTAATGCAAGTTGGTTCTAAGTACAAGTTTGTTATCCCACCAGAGCTAGCCTACGGTGAGCAAGACACTCCTACTATTCCGGCGAACTCGACACTGGTATTTGAAGTCGAATTGCTTGAAATCGACGGTGGCGACAAAGCAGAAACTGCAACTCAGTAA
- the tusC gene encoding sulfurtransferase complex subunit TusC produces MSKLTFVFRTLPHGRNSGREGVDALLAASAYCEDISVLFIGDGVAQLLASQNTSDILSKDYAPMFKLFDLYDIENVFICEDSLLERGLKDAELIIDASRLSRKQMIDKLNSAGKALTF; encoded by the coding sequence TTGAGTAAGTTAACATTTGTCTTTAGAACGTTACCTCACGGTCGAAATTCTGGACGAGAAGGCGTCGATGCGCTTTTGGCTGCATCGGCATATTGTGAGGACATATCGGTTTTGTTTATCGGTGATGGCGTTGCTCAATTACTAGCGTCGCAAAATACATCTGACATTCTTAGCAAAGATTATGCTCCAATGTTCAAACTCTTCGATTTGTATGACATCGAAAACGTGTTCATATGTGAAGATTCTCTCCTTGAGCGTGGACTAAAAGATGCAGAGTTAATCATTGATGCAAGCCGATTATCTAGAAAACAGATGATAGATAAATTGAATTCTGCTGGTAAAGCACTGACTTTCTGA
- a CDS encoding WD40 repeat domain-containing protein yields MRTVSHSVVLTIVILLLNGCFFTQKNDQRWVIEPSGTTSFGLSRDGRFALLYSKEHQLLLWDLENNEELAQLGAQDPQSNTVSHIRIADNGRFAITATQQNFAVWDLGWTQAQGLWSISDGVIRDIDISSNGEQVLLGLSNGKAIYVDLVTGRRLEFLAHREKVNSVALSPNGRFALSGGNDYNAYLWDTQTGLALHKFEHDARINRVALQRDGKLAFTSDGSNDAFVWDLSNGERVSELKAFQRQLIFTSARFSNDGKQLVTGTPGGRVMLWDTQSGKRLDYWEVEPQKDARPPRAVVYDASFDEQQRIISGTSAGIAQAWQIETE; encoded by the coding sequence ATGCGAACAGTTTCTCACTCTGTGGTTCTAACCATTGTCATTCTTTTGTTAAATGGGTGCTTTTTCACACAAAAAAATGACCAACGCTGGGTTATAGAACCATCTGGTACAACGAGCTTTGGTTTGAGCCGTGATGGACGCTTCGCTTTACTTTATTCAAAAGAACACCAATTGCTTCTATGGGATCTTGAAAATAACGAAGAGCTTGCCCAATTAGGCGCTCAAGATCCACAATCCAATACCGTCTCCCATATTCGAATTGCTGACAACGGACGCTTTGCCATTACCGCTACGCAACAGAATTTTGCAGTATGGGACCTCGGCTGGACACAAGCTCAAGGGCTTTGGTCTATCTCTGATGGCGTGATCCGCGATATCGATATTTCCAGTAATGGTGAACAAGTTCTACTGGGCTTATCAAATGGGAAGGCCATTTATGTGGACTTAGTCACTGGACGACGCCTTGAGTTCCTTGCTCATCGGGAAAAAGTTAATTCTGTGGCTCTCTCCCCAAATGGTCGGTTTGCACTATCTGGCGGAAACGACTACAACGCCTATCTATGGGACACCCAAACTGGGCTAGCACTTCATAAATTTGAGCACGATGCCCGAATCAACCGAGTTGCTCTTCAGCGCGACGGTAAACTTGCTTTTACGTCTGACGGGTCTAACGACGCGTTTGTCTGGGATTTATCTAACGGTGAGAGAGTATCCGAATTAAAAGCGTTCCAACGTCAACTGATATTCACATCGGCACGCTTTTCGAACGATGGTAAGCAGCTTGTTACTGGCACACCTGGAGGCCGAGTCATGCTGTGGGATACGCAAAGTGGCAAACGTCTTGATTATTGGGAAGTCGAACCACAAAAAGATGCTCGCCCTCCTCGCGCTGTCGTGTATGATGCGTCCTTCGATGAACAGCAACGAATTATTTCTGGCACGTCAGCAGGCATTGCTCAAGCGTGGCAGATTGAAACTGAGTAA
- a CDS encoding helix-turn-helix transcriptional regulator yields MESIDVKPFSEHDKIILRSYEAVVDGLASLIGAHCEIVLHSLEDLNTSAIKIANGENTGRQVGSPITDLALKMLKDIEGSERNFSRSYFTRAKGGVLMKSITIAIRNGDNRVIGLLCININLDVPFSQVLQAFMPNEEAKEAASSVNFASDVEELVDQTVERTIEDINADKSVSNNTKNRQIVMDLYDKGIFDIKDAINRVADRLNISKHTVYLYIRQRKTEDGEK; encoded by the coding sequence ATGGAATCCATAGATGTGAAGCCATTTTCTGAGCACGATAAAATTATCCTTCGCTCATACGAAGCGGTGGTCGATGGGCTTGCCAGTTTAATTGGTGCACACTGTGAAATCGTATTGCACTCACTCGAAGATCTAAATACGTCTGCCATTAAAATCGCAAATGGTGAAAATACTGGTCGCCAGGTTGGCTCACCCATTACCGATCTTGCGTTAAAAATGTTGAAGGATATTGAAGGCTCGGAACGTAACTTTTCTCGTTCTTATTTTACTCGCGCGAAGGGTGGGGTGTTGATGAAGTCAATCACAATCGCCATTCGTAACGGTGACAACCGTGTTATTGGTCTCTTATGTATCAATATCAACCTAGATGTGCCTTTCTCTCAAGTTTTGCAAGCATTTATGCCAAATGAAGAAGCGAAAGAGGCTGCCTCTTCCGTTAACTTTGCTAGCGACGTAGAAGAGCTGGTGGATCAAACGGTCGAGCGTACTATAGAAGACATCAACGCAGATAAGTCTGTTTCTAACAACACTAAAAATCGTCAGATTGTTATGGATCTCTATGACAAAGGTATTTTTGACATAAAAGACGCAATTAACCGGGTTGCGGATAGGCTCAACATTTCAAAGCACACAGTTTATTTGTATATTCGTCAGCGTAAGACTGAGGACGGTGAGAAGTGA
- the tusB gene encoding sulfurtransferase complex subunit TusB produces the protein MLHIVKSQTAIKEAIQYASSQDIILLVEDSVYAANTHHHAFEYLSNDKLAIYVLMPDVDARGLRSCIDDNVVKADFNDWVTLTEAHETTLTWE, from the coding sequence ATGCTACACATCGTCAAATCTCAAACTGCAATAAAAGAAGCCATCCAATACGCATCCTCACAAGATATTATCTTGCTTGTTGAAGATTCCGTCTATGCAGCTAACACTCACCATCATGCTTTTGAATACCTCTCAAACGATAAACTGGCTATATATGTACTGATGCCTGATGTGGATGCAAGAGGACTGAGAAGCTGTATTGATGATAATGTCGTTAAAGCCGACTTTAACGATTGGGTTACTCTCACAGAGGCACATGAAACCACCTTAACCTGGGAATAA
- a CDS encoding isoaspartyl peptidase/L-asparaginase family protein, giving the protein MTKPFSIAIHGGAGTILRDKMTAEMRAEFQQALTLSVKAGHKVLSEGGDALDAVVEAVKVMEDCPLFNAGRGSVLTNSEMVEMDASLMHGAESEAGAIAGVRHIQNPIALARDVMKKSNHVLLIGEGAEEFAFEHGYEYTEQDYFYTERRYEQLKTMKEKGLFALSESKYPDDKKYGTVGAVALDCQGNLAAATSTGGVTNKKYGRVGDSALIGCGTIAENGNVAVSTTGMGEYFIRKTVAADVAARMKYLKEDVHVACETIIQGELKSMGGEGGLIALDSHGDIHFGMNSSGMYRASINTNGELLVKIFADE; this is encoded by the coding sequence ATGACTAAGCCTTTTTCCATCGCAATACATGGTGGTGCAGGAACAATTTTAAGAGACAAAATGACGGCAGAAATGCGAGCTGAATTCCAGCAAGCATTGACTCTCTCTGTAAAGGCGGGTCACAAAGTGCTGTCTGAAGGAGGAGACGCGCTTGATGCTGTGGTCGAAGCGGTAAAAGTTATGGAAGACTGCCCACTATTTAACGCAGGAAGAGGCTCAGTACTCACCAACAGTGAAATGGTTGAAATGGATGCATCCTTGATGCATGGAGCAGAGAGTGAAGCTGGTGCGATTGCTGGAGTACGTCATATCCAGAACCCGATAGCTCTTGCTCGTGACGTGATGAAAAAAAGCAATCATGTCTTATTGATTGGGGAAGGTGCAGAAGAATTCGCGTTCGAGCATGGGTATGAGTATACCGAGCAAGACTATTTCTATACTGAGCGTCGTTACGAGCAACTGAAAACCATGAAAGAAAAAGGTTTGTTTGCTTTATCAGAATCGAAATATCCCGACGATAAAAAATATGGCACGGTGGGCGCTGTGGCGTTGGATTGCCAAGGAAATTTAGCAGCAGCGACCAGTACTGGCGGGGTAACAAATAAAAAGTATGGTCGAGTGGGAGACTCTGCGTTGATAGGGTGTGGAACTATTGCTGAGAACGGCAATGTTGCAGTATCTACAACGGGGATGGGCGAATACTTTATCCGTAAAACAGTGGCGGCAGACGTTGCTGCCCGAATGAAATACCTAAAAGAAGATGTTCATGTCGCGTGCGAAACGATCATTCAAGGCGAACTGAAATCCATGGGTGGGGAAGGAGGGTTAATCGCGTTGGACTCGCATGGCGATATCCATTTCGGCATGAATAGTTCCGGTATGTACCGCGCTAGTATTAACACTAACGGTGAGCTGCTCGTTAAGATTTTTGCCGATGAGTAA
- the rpsL gene encoding 30S ribosomal protein S12, translating into MATINQLVRKPRAKQVVKSNVPALEACPQKRGVCTRVYTTTPKKPNSALRKVCRVRLTNGFEVTSYIGGEGHNLQEHSVVLIRGGRVKDLPGVRYHTVRGALDCAGVNDRKQGRSKYGVKRPKS; encoded by the coding sequence ATGGCAACTATTAACCAGTTGGTACGTAAGCCTCGTGCAAAGCAGGTTGTTAAAAGCAACGTGCCTGCACTAGAAGCGTGCCCACAAAAACGTGGTGTATGTACTCGTGTTTACACTACTACACCTAAAAAACCTAACTCAGCACTTCGTAAAGTATGTCGTGTTCGTCTAACGAACGGCTTCGAAGTGACTTCGTACATCGGCGGTGAAGGTCACAACCTTCAAGAGCACTCAGTTGTTCTAATCCGTGGCGGTCGTGTTAAAGACCTTCCGGGTGTACGTTACCACACTGTTCGCGGCGCACTTGACTGTGCTGGCGTAAACGACCGTAAGCAAGGTCGTTCTAAGTATGGTGTGAAGCGTCCTAAGTCTTAA